Proteins from a genomic interval of Dermacentor variabilis isolate Ectoservices chromosome 8, ASM5094787v1, whole genome shotgun sequence:
- the LOC142590339 gene encoding uncharacterized protein LOC142590339: MQRPIDEYRQPWESKEHWELRREFIMANEGRFSENRVLCLAQAFANVELLGCTYPAAVMAQVNELAKNVTSLSVVQEKRRENSRVLFVKGEDDDAKRRKAASLGTYTRAPRYDDQSRMRAAAFFQR, from the coding sequence ATGCAGCGGCCCATCGACGAGTACCGTCAGCCGTGGGAGAGCAAGGAGCACTGGGAGTTGCGGCGCGAGTTCATCATGGCCAACGAGGGCCGGTTCAGCGAGAACCGGGTGCTGTGCCTGGCGCAGGCGTTCGCCAACGTGGAGCTGCTGGGGTGTACCTACCCGGCGGCGGTCATGGCACAGGTGAACGAGCTGGCCAAGAACGTCACCTCCCTGTCGGTGGTGCAGGAGAAGCGGCGCGAAAACAGCCGCGTTCTCTTCGTCAagggcgaagacgacgacgcgaAGAGGAGGAAGGCAGCTTCGTTGGGCACTTACACCCGCGCGCCACGATACGACGACCAGTCCCGTATGCGTGCCGCGGCATTCTTTCAGCGTTAA